One Cydia splendana chromosome 23, ilCydSple1.2, whole genome shotgun sequence DNA window includes the following coding sequences:
- the LOC134801876 gene encoding thioredoxin-2-like: MAIHIKDADDLKTRLSEAGDKLVVIDFMATWCGPCKMIGPKLEELANEMADSLVVLKVDVDENEEIAAEYNVNSMPTFVFLKNSKKLEEFSGANVDKLKNTILKLK, encoded by the exons ATGGCCATCCACATCAAAGACGCCGACGACCTGAAGACCAGGCTGTCCGAGGCCGGCGACAAGCTGGTGGTCATCGATTTCATGGCCACCTGGTGCGGGCCCTGCAAGATGATCGGGCCTAAACTAGAGGAGCTGGCCAACGAGATGGCCGATTCGCTGGTCGTGCTTAAG GTGGACGTAGACGAGAATGAGGAGATCGCCGCCGAATACAACGTCAACTCCATGCCCACCTTCGTCTTCTTGAAGAACTCCAAGAAACTGGAAGAGTTCTCCGGCGCCAACGTCGACAAACTCAAGAACACCATCCTCAAGCTGAAGTAG